In Nocardioides sp. zg-1228, a single window of DNA contains:
- a CDS encoding Ppx/GppA phosphatase family protein, whose product MRLGVLDIGSNTGHLLVVDAHGGAAPLPASSHKQPLRLAEHLDEEGAVTAEGIDALTDFCASATRIAEDKGCEEMLAFATSAVRDSVNADEVLAHVEEHSGVRLGVLSGEDEARLTFLAVRRWFGWSAGRLAVFDIGGGSLEIAGGSDEAPDVAWSLPLGAARVARAWFGGGRPSDEEVRELRKQVRAEIARDAGHLLRGGSPDRAAATSKTFRSLARICGAAPSGDGQLVPRSIELQALSSWIPKLVDMSPAELADLPGVSPSRTHQIVPGAIVAEACMDIFDLTALEVCPWALREGVILERLDQISIVTRPR is encoded by the coding sequence ATGCGCCTGGGCGTCCTCGACATCGGCTCCAACACCGGCCACCTGCTGGTGGTCGACGCGCACGGCGGGGCGGCGCCGCTCCCGGCGTCCTCCCACAAGCAGCCGCTGCGCCTGGCCGAGCACCTCGACGAGGAGGGCGCGGTCACTGCCGAGGGCATCGACGCCCTCACCGACTTCTGCGCCTCGGCGACGCGGATCGCCGAGGACAAGGGGTGCGAGGAGATGCTCGCCTTCGCGACCTCCGCGGTGCGCGACTCGGTCAACGCCGACGAGGTGCTCGCCCACGTCGAGGAGCACAGCGGGGTCCGGCTCGGCGTGCTGTCCGGCGAGGACGAGGCGCGGTTGACGTTCCTGGCCGTACGCCGCTGGTTCGGCTGGTCGGCCGGCCGGCTCGCCGTCTTCGACATCGGCGGCGGCTCGCTGGAGATCGCCGGCGGGTCGGACGAGGCGCCCGACGTCGCCTGGTCCCTCCCGCTCGGTGCCGCCCGGGTGGCACGGGCGTGGTTCGGCGGCGGCCGGCCCTCCGACGAGGAGGTGCGCGAGCTGCGCAAGCAGGTGCGGGCCGAGATCGCCCGCGACGCCGGGCACCTCCTGCGCGGGGGCTCGCCCGACCGGGCTGCGGCCACCTCGAAGACGTTCCGCTCGCTCGCGCGCATCTGCGGCGCCGCGCCGAGCGGCGACGGGCAGCTCGTGCCGCGCTCGATCGAGCTGCAGGCGCTGTCGAGCTGGATCCCCAAGCTCGTCGACATGTCGCCCGCCGAGCTCGCCGACCTGCCGGGCGTCTCGCCGAGCCGCACCCACCAGATCGTGCCGGGCGCGATCGTCGCCGAGGCGTGCATGGACATCTTCGACCTGACCGCGCTCGAGGTCTGCCCCTGGGCGCTGCGCGAGGGCGTGATCCTGGAGCGGCTCGACCAGATCTCCATCGTCACGAGGCCGCGCTGA
- a CDS encoding TetR family transcriptional regulator, with protein MSAPAASRSARGRRPGAPDTRAEVLSAARASFAEKGFRGTTIRAVAAAAGVDPALVHHYFGSKDDLFVAALEIPVDPREVLAPVVAAGPDGAGERLLRAFLGVWDDPEVQPGLLAMVRSLVADDTGGLVRDAFIPVVVGPVLAGLVPDRPEVRVPLVASQVVGLIVARYLLAVPAMAQMPADDVVARVGPVLQHYLTGDLP; from the coding sequence GTGAGCGCGCCGGCCGCCTCCCGCTCCGCCCGGGGTCGGCGCCCCGGCGCTCCCGACACCCGCGCCGAGGTGCTCTCCGCCGCGCGGGCGTCGTTCGCCGAGAAGGGCTTCCGCGGCACGACGATCCGCGCCGTCGCCGCCGCGGCGGGGGTCGACCCGGCGCTGGTGCACCACTACTTCGGCAGCAAGGACGACCTCTTCGTCGCCGCCCTCGAGATCCCGGTCGACCCTCGCGAGGTGCTCGCGCCGGTGGTCGCCGCCGGCCCGGACGGCGCCGGCGAGCGGCTGCTGCGGGCGTTCCTCGGCGTCTGGGACGACCCGGAGGTCCAGCCGGGGCTGCTCGCGATGGTGCGGTCGCTGGTGGCCGACGACACCGGCGGCCTGGTGCGCGACGCGTTCATCCCCGTCGTGGTCGGCCCGGTGCTCGCCGGGCTCGTGCCCGACCGCCCCGAGGTGCGGGTGCCGCTCGTGGCCAGCCAGGTGGTGGGCCTGATCGTCGCGCGCTACCTGCTCGCCGTCCCGGCGATGGCCCAGATGCCGGCGGACGACGTCGTGGCGCGCGTCGGCCCCGTCCTCCAGCACTACCTCACCGGCGACCTTCCCTAG
- a CDS encoding ABC transporter ATP-binding protein, translating into MMKNVVEVRDLVVVRGEREVLPGISLDVSPGVTGLLGPSGCGKTTLMRCLVGAQRVRSGAVEVLGEPAGSRPLRTRVGYVTQAASVYDDLTLAENLTFFARVLGVDRDQVDRAVAAVGLDDHRDQVVGRLSGGQRSRASLAVALLGTPDLLVLDEPTVGLDPVLRRDLWELFHRIADGGAAVLVSSHVMDEAERCHRLLLMREGRIIADGSPEEIRTRTGARDVEEAFLHLVEQRGDAA; encoded by the coding sequence ATGATGAAAAACGTGGTGGAGGTGCGCGACCTCGTCGTCGTGCGGGGCGAGCGCGAGGTGCTGCCGGGCATCTCCCTCGACGTGTCGCCCGGGGTCACCGGGCTGCTCGGGCCGAGCGGCTGCGGCAAGACCACCCTGATGCGGTGTCTGGTCGGGGCACAACGGGTCAGGTCGGGCGCCGTCGAGGTGCTGGGGGAGCCGGCGGGCAGCCGCCCGCTGCGCACGCGGGTCGGCTACGTGACGCAGGCCGCCAGCGTCTACGACGACCTGACCCTCGCCGAGAACCTCACCTTCTTCGCCCGCGTGCTCGGCGTCGACCGCGACCAGGTGGACCGGGCGGTCGCCGCGGTCGGGCTCGACGACCACCGCGACCAGGTCGTGGGCCGGCTCTCCGGCGGCCAGCGCAGCCGGGCCAGCCTCGCCGTCGCGCTCCTCGGCACGCCCGACCTGCTGGTGCTCGACGAGCCGACGGTCGGGCTCGACCCGGTGCTGCGGCGCGACCTGTGGGAGCTGTTCCACCGCATCGCCGACGGCGGCGCCGCCGTGCTGGTCTCGAGCCACGTCATGGACGAGGCCGAGCGGTGCCACCGGCTGCTGCTGATGCGCGAGGGCCGGATCATCGCCGACGGCTCGCCCGAGGAGATCCGCACCCGGACCGGCGCCCGCGACGTCGAGGAGGCGTTCCTCCACCTCGTCGAGCAGCGCGGGGACGCCGCATGA
- a CDS encoding sugar phosphate isomerase/epimerase gives MAPLIGLSTASVYPESTAHAFGWAARLGYDAVEVMVGIDTLSQEVDAVRKLSEHHEVPICAVHAPCLLFTQRVWGTDPWVKLERSAEMAEAVGADVVVVHPPFRWQKDYAAGFVEGIASLEARTGIAFAVENMYPWRASSRRGMEMYLPGWDPSAEDYAHTTIDLSHAAIARSDVVAMADRMGASLRHVHLTDGTGSGRDEHLVPGRGVMDAGGFLRHLAGTGFTGHVVLEINTRRAADRAEREADLVESLEFARAHLAVATP, from the coding sequence ATGGCTCCCCTCATCGGACTCTCGACCGCCTCGGTCTACCCCGAGTCGACCGCGCACGCCTTCGGATGGGCCGCGCGGCTGGGCTACGACGCGGTCGAGGTGATGGTCGGCATCGACACCCTCAGCCAGGAGGTCGACGCGGTCAGGAAGCTCAGCGAGCACCACGAGGTCCCCATCTGCGCCGTCCACGCGCCGTGCCTGCTCTTCACGCAGCGGGTCTGGGGCACCGACCCGTGGGTCAAGCTCGAGCGGTCCGCCGAGATGGCCGAGGCGGTCGGCGCCGACGTCGTGGTGGTGCACCCGCCGTTCCGGTGGCAGAAGGACTACGCCGCCGGCTTCGTCGAGGGCATCGCCTCCCTCGAGGCGCGCACGGGCATCGCCTTCGCGGTCGAGAACATGTATCCGTGGCGGGCGTCCTCGCGCCGCGGCATGGAGATGTACCTCCCCGGTTGGGACCCCAGCGCCGAGGACTACGCCCACACCACCATCGACCTCTCCCACGCCGCCATCGCCCGCAGTGACGTGGTCGCGATGGCCGACCGGATGGGTGCCAGCCTGCGCCACGTCCACCTCACCGACGGCACGGGCTCGGGCAGGGACGAGCACCTCGTGCCGGGCCGCGGCGTGATGGACGCCGGGGGATTCCTGCGCCACCTCGCCGGCACGGGCTTCACCGGCCACGTCGTGCTGGAGATCAACACCCGGCGCGCCGCCGACCGCGCCGAGCGCGAGGCCGACCTGGTCGAGTCACTGGAGTTCGCCCGCGCGCACCTGGCCGTGGCGACGCCGTGA